The Streptomyces sp. NBC_01142 genome has a window encoding:
- a CDS encoding DUF6421 family protein: MTEILVQDVAARGISPSGRVIENPAWPALKNAVEEIRPWQSKDGSIDFDAEGAPTRVAVEAALDRVIDAVEELSPLLPHDDAYHRALVADLHKWADSAFGVPDFLDALLAFQPAANRVDGLQHLVVFPMYTQNGNPDRNLEAVVLRMVWPEWLSELERTRYDNPLFCGIAFEDFTAGYDTHSAVLFPETIAVREAPERFTWGGIFCDREGARFRRVTEEAVRVLGLELPDDIREMVADQERCENAFVLWDMVHDRTHSHGDLPFDPFMIKQRQPFWMYGLEELRCDLTAFKEAVKLESEGNAHGRDVQYAVLFDRMFRFPVSGDRVRNYDGLGGQLLFAYLHKHDVLRWTDNTLKIDWERAPKVTNELCAEIEKLYRDGIDRPKLVHWFAAYDLVSTYLAPHPGSRWAKGPDALDLSQPPRKLVDDVLPDEFPLSMFFEALSKKLKTVIASTKGITAASAEQVSA; the protein is encoded by the coding sequence ATGACGGAAATTCTTGTGCAGGACGTTGCCGCAAGGGGCATATCCCCCTCCGGGCGGGTGATCGAGAACCCGGCCTGGCCGGCGCTCAAGAATGCCGTCGAGGAGATCCGGCCCTGGCAGTCCAAGGACGGCTCGATCGACTTCGACGCCGAGGGTGCCCCCACCCGCGTCGCCGTCGAGGCCGCCCTCGACCGTGTGATCGACGCCGTGGAGGAGCTCTCCCCGCTGCTTCCGCACGACGACGCGTACCACCGGGCGCTCGTCGCCGATCTGCACAAGTGGGCCGACAGCGCCTTCGGCGTCCCCGACTTCCTGGACGCGCTGCTCGCCTTCCAGCCCGCCGCCAACCGTGTGGACGGACTGCAGCACCTGGTCGTCTTCCCCATGTACACGCAGAACGGCAACCCGGACCGCAACCTCGAAGCGGTCGTGCTGCGCATGGTCTGGCCCGAGTGGCTCTCCGAGCTGGAGCGCACCCGCTACGACAACCCCCTCTTCTGCGGCATCGCTTTCGAGGACTTCACCGCCGGCTACGACACCCACTCCGCGGTGCTCTTCCCGGAGACCATCGCCGTGCGCGAGGCCCCCGAGCGCTTCACCTGGGGCGGCATCTTCTGCGACCGCGAGGGCGCCCGCTTCCGTCGCGTCACCGAGGAGGCCGTGCGCGTCCTCGGCCTCGAACTGCCCGACGACATCCGCGAGATGGTCGCCGACCAGGAGCGCTGCGAGAACGCGTTCGTGCTCTGGGACATGGTCCACGACCGCACCCACAGCCATGGCGACCTGCCCTTCGACCCCTTCATGATCAAGCAGCGCCAGCCGTTCTGGATGTACGGCCTGGAGGAGCTGCGCTGTGACCTCACCGCCTTCAAGGAGGCCGTGAAGCTGGAGTCCGAGGGCAACGCGCACGGCCGCGATGTGCAGTACGCCGTGCTCTTCGACCGGATGTTCCGCTTCCCGGTCAGCGGTGACCGCGTGCGCAACTACGACGGTCTCGGCGGTCAGCTGCTCTTCGCATACCTCCACAAGCACGATGTGCTGCGCTGGACCGACAACACGCTGAAGATCGACTGGGAGCGCGCTCCGAAGGTCACCAACGAGCTCTGCGCCGAGATCGAGAAGCTCTACCGCGACGGCATCGACCGCCCCAAGCTGGTCCACTGGTTCGCCGCGTACGACCTGGTCTCCACCTACCTCGCTCCGCACCCCGGCTCCCGCTGGGCCAAGGGCCCCGACGCCCTCGACCTGTCCCAGCCGCCCCGCAAGCTCGTCGACGATGTGCTTCCGGACGAGTTTCCGCTGAGCATGTTCTTTGAGGCGCTCTCCAAGAAGCTGAAGACCGTGATCGCCTCCACCAAGGGGATCACCGCGGCGAGCGCCGAGCAGGTGTCCGCGTGA
- a CDS encoding glycerophosphodiester phosphodiesterase family protein: protein MTFLTIGHRGVMGVEPENTLRSFVRAEQAGMDAIELDLHLSKDGALVVMHDADVNRTTDGKGPIADKTLAELRELDAGHGERVPVFEEVLDAVQSPLQAEIKDVAAARALADVMHRRDLVHRVEVSSFHDDAIAEISSLVPGVRTVLIASRWGADIVDRAKAVGAASLALNIRRLTLETVEHAHGERLHVIGWVVNTQDHLRLVRALELDGATTDFPEIRRTGRFTA from the coding sequence TTGACTTTCCTCACCATCGGTCATCGCGGGGTCATGGGCGTCGAGCCGGAGAACACCCTGCGCTCCTTCGTCCGCGCCGAGCAGGCCGGCATGGACGCCATCGAACTGGATCTGCATCTGAGCAAGGACGGCGCGCTCGTCGTCATGCATGACGCCGACGTGAACCGTACGACCGACGGAAAGGGGCCGATCGCCGACAAGACCCTCGCCGAGCTGCGGGAACTCGACGCGGGCCACGGCGAGCGGGTGCCGGTCTTCGAAGAGGTCCTGGACGCCGTCCAGTCCCCGCTGCAGGCGGAAATCAAGGACGTGGCGGCAGCACGGGCGCTCGCCGACGTCATGCACCGCCGCGATCTCGTCCACCGCGTCGAGGTGTCGTCCTTCCACGACGACGCGATCGCCGAGATCTCCTCCCTGGTGCCGGGCGTACGGACGGTGCTCATCGCCAGCCGGTGGGGCGCCGACATCGTGGACCGGGCGAAGGCGGTGGGCGCCGCCTCGCTCGCGCTGAACATCCGCAGGCTGACCCTGGAGACCGTCGAGCACGCACACGGCGAGCGCCTGCACGTGATCGGCTGGGTGGTGAACACCCAGGACCATCTGCGGCTGGTGCGCGCCCTCGAACTCGACGGCGCGACCACCGACTTCCCCGAGATCCGGCGCACCGGCCGCTTCACGGCCTGA